In the Arthrobacter zhaoxinii genome, one interval contains:
- a CDS encoding HNH endonuclease: MGLELPGVFCVSAGDAPAAGTVMPPGLMGMLSLQRPEELGQEAALQTLERLNAVVCWVQAQQARTVYRLQELTAQNLYPNPDPYPATPVPAPAADAATEANASFTPLDGEWILRTTAAEIGALLCLPGVAAQRLVADSEQLCTRCPETLALLEHGAIDYRRARTVVEQTGGLRLEDSRLLEAKLLPLAPGKTGPQFDRTARRIREGMSPQTIPERHRAATLDRRVWLEDLPDGIGVLSAFLPAAAAHGIFNGLTVCARGEQQAGDSRSLDQLRADVLVAALTGQETRSMAEPPVGMPTGSRGEPTAVRVPGDRGMTVRPGAAPRPTSRLSEPEVGATPGPDAPQEPRMPGEGWSAGGLRAEVMVIVSAESLLGLSDAPAELNGYGPISAGIARELLAGMGRWTGLLQSGDGEILAVSRRRRIPHALKRWLQARDGTCRFPGCSVAAENCELDHTLPWASSGPTEHGNLAHLCRKHHRFKTVGLWKARQPAPGVIEWTSPMGRVYRTDAQGSGFNGPGTFGTGWSGTVQAGTGGPGPESEEDPPPF; this comes from the coding sequence ATGGGCCTGGAGCTGCCGGGCGTGTTCTGCGTGTCCGCCGGCGATGCTCCTGCTGCAGGCACGGTGATGCCGCCCGGGTTGATGGGGATGCTCTCACTCCAGAGACCTGAAGAACTGGGGCAGGAAGCGGCGCTGCAGACCCTGGAGCGTCTCAATGCCGTGGTCTGCTGGGTGCAGGCGCAACAGGCGCGCACCGTGTACCGGCTGCAGGAACTCACCGCACAGAACCTCTACCCGAATCCGGATCCATACCCGGCAACTCCGGTTCCGGCGCCCGCGGCTGACGCGGCTACCGAGGCGAACGCTTCCTTTACACCGTTGGACGGGGAGTGGATTCTGCGTACCACCGCTGCCGAGATAGGTGCCCTGCTGTGCCTGCCCGGAGTTGCCGCGCAGCGGTTGGTCGCCGATTCGGAACAGTTGTGTACCAGATGCCCCGAGACGCTGGCCCTTCTCGAACACGGTGCTATTGATTACCGCCGGGCCCGCACCGTTGTGGAGCAGACCGGCGGCCTGCGCCTCGAGGACAGCAGGCTGCTCGAGGCCAAGCTGCTGCCACTGGCTCCTGGGAAGACCGGTCCGCAGTTCGACCGCACGGCCCGCCGGATCCGGGAGGGGATGTCCCCGCAGACCATTCCGGAACGCCACCGGGCCGCCACGCTGGATCGCAGGGTCTGGCTGGAGGACCTACCGGACGGAATCGGTGTCCTTTCGGCGTTCCTGCCGGCAGCTGCCGCGCACGGGATCTTCAACGGATTGACCGTCTGCGCACGCGGGGAGCAGCAAGCCGGGGATTCCCGGAGTCTCGACCAGTTGCGTGCCGATGTCCTCGTTGCGGCGCTTACCGGCCAAGAGACACGCTCCATGGCGGAACCGCCCGTAGGGATGCCGACAGGCTCGCGAGGAGAACCAACTGCGGTGCGGGTACCGGGCGATCGGGGTATGACGGTACGGCCGGGCGCCGCACCGAGGCCTACTTCGCGACTAAGCGAGCCCGAGGTGGGGGCAACCCCGGGACCTGATGCTCCGCAGGAACCACGCATGCCGGGGGAGGGCTGGTCAGCCGGGGGATTGCGGGCGGAGGTGATGGTGATTGTCTCGGCCGAATCGCTGCTGGGACTGTCGGACGCGCCAGCGGAGTTGAATGGCTACGGTCCGATCAGTGCCGGGATTGCACGCGAACTGCTGGCGGGCATGGGCCGGTGGACCGGGCTGCTGCAGAGCGGCGACGGGGAGATCCTGGCAGTCAGCAGGCGGCGCAGGATTCCGCATGCGCTCAAACGCTGGCTGCAGGCCCGTGACGGGACCTGCCGGTTCCCGGGATGCAGCGTGGCGGCAGAGAACTGCGAACTCGACCACACTCTGCCCTGGGCGAGCAGCGGTCCCACCGAGCATGGGAACCTGGCTCACCTATGCAGGAAGCACCACCGTTTCAAGACGGTCGGGTTGTGGAAGGCAAGGCAACCGGCACCCGGGGTAATCGAGTGGACTTCGCCGATGGGTCGGGTCTACCGCACGGACGCCCAGGGCAGCGGCTTCAACGGGCCTGGTACTTTCGGCACCGGATGGTCTGGAACCGTGCAGGCAGGAACCGGCGGACCCGGTCCGGAGTCAGAGGAGGACCCGCCGCCCTTCTGA
- a CDS encoding alpha/beta hydrolase fold domain-containing protein: MASLPMRLLEPYLRLTRKPLTATAERTEARLSTVKPAAEPPRGLLRKFRVEQRHVDGFACYSVTSRNPGVARASTAPSAILYLHGGSYISPISAWHWRFISRLAAAGHRVEVALYGRAPGYSHRDASPLLASVYRRLLEDCDPRDMAFVGDSAGGGLALAFAQQLAEYALPQPRRLVLLSPWVDVAMENPELAAVEAVDPWLSRAGLRVAGRAWAAGDDVADPRISPINGSLLGLPPTDLFVGTHDLPYPDVLRLERLLKSAGTPVSLHVADGGVHVYPLLPVPEGRAAQRTILQLLRA; the protein is encoded by the coding sequence ATGGCAAGTCTGCCGATGAGGCTCCTGGAGCCGTATCTGCGGCTGACCCGGAAGCCGCTGACGGCCACGGCCGAACGCACCGAGGCGAGGCTCTCCACAGTAAAGCCGGCTGCTGAGCCGCCCCGCGGGCTGTTGCGAAAGTTTCGAGTCGAGCAACGGCACGTGGACGGGTTCGCCTGCTACTCCGTGACGTCCCGGAACCCCGGCGTTGCCCGGGCTTCCACGGCACCCTCCGCGATCCTGTACCTGCATGGCGGCTCGTATATCAGCCCGATCAGCGCCTGGCACTGGCGGTTCATCTCCCGTCTGGCGGCAGCGGGCCACCGGGTGGAGGTTGCGCTGTACGGTCGGGCGCCCGGGTACAGCCATCGGGATGCATCACCGCTGCTGGCATCCGTGTACCGGCGGCTGCTGGAAGACTGCGATCCCCGGGACATGGCTTTTGTGGGCGACTCAGCCGGGGGCGGGCTCGCTCTGGCTTTTGCCCAGCAGCTGGCGGAATATGCTCTGCCTCAGCCGCGGCGTTTGGTTCTGCTGTCCCCCTGGGTGGACGTCGCGATGGAAAATCCGGAGCTTGCCGCGGTTGAAGCCGTGGATCCCTGGCTGAGCCGTGCCGGGCTTCGGGTTGCGGGCCGGGCCTGGGCAGCAGGTGACGACGTGGCGGACCCGCGCATCAGCCCCATCAACGGCAGCCTGTTGGGCCTGCCTCCGACGGACCTGTTTGTCGGAACCCATGACCTGCCCTATCCCGATGTGCTCCGGCTGGAACGGCTTCTGAAGTCGGCCGGCACCCCGGTTTCGCTGCACGTTGCTGACGGCGGTGTCCATGTCTACCCCCTGCTTCCCGTGCCCGAAGGCAGAGCTGCGCAGAGGACGATCCTGCAACTTCTGCGGGCCTGA
- a CDS encoding alpha/beta hydrolase family protein, giving the protein MHVDHLDLSIPVGEGHVSAVLSRPEGADVTVVVAHGAGTGMEHPFLTGFTAALNDGGAATLRFNFPYREAGKKFPDRAPVAVETWKAVMATVAERDDGGPVWACGKSFGGRMASMAVAEGMSAAGLVYLGYPLHPPGKPEKLRDEHLYGLTLPMLFLQGTRDTFALPGELEPVAERIGPNAEVQRINGGNHSFEVRGQKRTPDVIGAGLADPVLRFIRAAEPGRS; this is encoded by the coding sequence ATGCACGTTGATCATCTTGACCTGTCCATTCCCGTCGGCGAAGGGCACGTATCCGCCGTATTGTCCCGACCTGAGGGCGCGGATGTGACCGTCGTCGTCGCCCATGGAGCCGGCACCGGTATGGAGCACCCCTTCCTTACCGGGTTTACCGCGGCCCTGAACGACGGCGGTGCGGCCACCCTGCGCTTCAACTTTCCGTACCGGGAGGCCGGGAAGAAGTTTCCGGACCGGGCTCCCGTAGCCGTCGAAACGTGGAAGGCCGTTATGGCCACGGTGGCGGAGCGCGATGACGGCGGGCCGGTCTGGGCGTGCGGGAAGTCCTTCGGCGGCCGCATGGCGTCCATGGCTGTGGCGGAGGGCATGTCTGCCGCCGGGCTGGTGTACCTGGGCTACCCGCTGCATCCGCCGGGCAAGCCGGAGAAGCTGCGCGACGAGCACTTGTACGGCCTGACCCTGCCGATGCTGTTCCTGCAGGGCACCCGTGACACGTTTGCCCTGCCCGGCGAGCTGGAACCGGTGGCCGAGCGGATTGGCCCGAATGCGGAAGTTCAGCGGATTAACGGCGGAAACCACTCCTTCGAGGTCCGGGGGCAGAAGCGAACACCTGACGTCATAGGGGCCGGACTCGCTGATCCGGTGCTGAGGTTTATCCGGGCAGCAGAACCCGGGAGGAGTTGA
- a CDS encoding zinc-dependent alcohol dehydrogenase — MKAVYVTGPDTNEWVEVEQPAVGPGDVLLKMKACGICGSDAFYSHIGGIPPRQGATPLGHEPAAEVAEVGSEVDGIAVGDHVVIDTMAFTDGLLGSGGAQGGLSEYVVVHDASLGRQLKVIPKDIPWEVAALNEPMAVALHAVNRTNPKPGDKVVIFGAGPIGLGALLGYRRRGVAHIVVVDVIASRLQKALQIGADAVINSAEEDLASRLVELHGDGATMMVRGVRSGTDIFLDAAGAPVIPATVADVAKQGAVLGVVAVHKKPVELDFGTILTTELTIVFAMGYPTEIFDVTDDIIENWQKYALIISDTLPFDKALDALTLAQTPGAADKVVVTFD; from the coding sequence ATGAAAGCTGTCTACGTCACCGGCCCGGACACCAACGAATGGGTTGAAGTTGAACAGCCCGCCGTGGGGCCGGGCGACGTCCTGTTGAAGATGAAGGCCTGCGGGATCTGCGGGTCCGACGCGTTTTACAGCCACATCGGCGGCATCCCGCCCCGCCAGGGCGCAACCCCGCTGGGCCATGAACCGGCGGCCGAGGTGGCGGAAGTCGGCTCCGAGGTGGACGGCATCGCGGTAGGTGACCACGTGGTGATCGACACGATGGCTTTCACTGACGGACTGCTCGGCAGCGGCGGTGCGCAGGGCGGGCTCTCGGAGTACGTAGTAGTTCACGATGCATCCCTTGGCCGTCAGCTCAAGGTCATTCCCAAGGACATTCCGTGGGAGGTGGCCGCCCTGAACGAACCGATGGCGGTGGCCCTCCACGCGGTGAACCGCACCAATCCCAAGCCCGGCGACAAAGTGGTGATCTTTGGCGCGGGTCCGATCGGACTCGGTGCCCTCCTCGGCTACCGCCGCCGCGGAGTGGCCCACATCGTCGTCGTCGACGTCATCGCGTCCCGGCTTCAAAAGGCCCTGCAGATCGGCGCGGATGCCGTCATCAACTCAGCCGAAGAGGACCTGGCCTCCCGGCTGGTGGAACTGCACGGCGACGGCGCAACCATGATGGTCCGCGGCGTCCGGTCAGGTACCGACATTTTCCTGGATGCTGCCGGCGCGCCGGTCATCCCCGCTACCGTTGCCGACGTCGCCAAACAGGGAGCGGTGCTCGGCGTCGTGGCGGTCCACAAGAAGCCGGTGGAGCTCGACTTCGGCACGATCCTGACCACTGAGCTCACGATCGTGTTTGCCATGGGTTATCCGACGGAGATCTTCGACGTGACCGACGACATCATCGAAAACTGGCAGAAGTACGCCCTGATCATCAGCGACACGCTGCCCTTCGATAAGGCACTGGACGCCCTCACCCTGGCACAGACTCCAGGTGCTGCTGACAAGGTGGTCGTGACCTTCGACTAG
- the glnA gene encoding type I glutamate--ammonia ligase — MFKNADEVLRFIADEQVKFVDIRFTDVPGVQQHFNVPAKTVDADFFVNGQLFDGSSIRGFQGIAESDMQLIPDVTTAFVDPFRIEKTLALNFSIVNPRTGEPYHRDPRGVAERAEAYLASTGIADTAFFGSEAEFYIFDNVQYESSPKGSFYKVDSEEAPWNSGREEEGGNLGNKTPYKGGYFPVAPVDKQADLRDAISVELDNVGLEVERAHHEVGGAGQAEINYKFTTLTHAADDLQKFKYIVKNVADSWGKSATFMPKPIFGDNGSGMHCHQSLWNGGVPLFYDEKGYAGLSDLARWYIGGLLKHASAVLAFTNPTVNSYRRLVKGFEAPVNMVYSQGNRSAAIRIPITGSNPKAKRLEFRAPDPSSNPYLAFSAQLMAGLDGIKNRIEPADPIDKDLYELPPEEAKHIQKAPASLEEALVALENDNEFLQAGGVFTQDMIDSWISYKREFEIMPLALRPNPFEFELYYGV; from the coding sequence ATGTTCAAGAACGCGGACGAAGTCCTCAGGTTCATCGCTGACGAGCAAGTGAAGTTCGTCGACATCCGATTCACCGACGTACCCGGAGTGCAGCAGCACTTCAACGTGCCGGCCAAAACCGTAGATGCCGATTTCTTCGTCAACGGTCAGCTGTTCGACGGCTCATCCATCCGCGGCTTCCAGGGCATTGCCGAGTCCGACATGCAGCTCATCCCGGATGTCACGACTGCGTTTGTCGATCCCTTCCGCATCGAGAAGACCCTGGCGCTGAACTTCTCGATTGTGAACCCGCGCACCGGCGAGCCGTACCACCGCGACCCGCGCGGCGTTGCCGAACGTGCCGAGGCGTACCTGGCCTCCACCGGCATCGCCGATACGGCCTTCTTCGGTTCGGAAGCCGAGTTCTACATCTTCGACAACGTCCAGTACGAGTCCTCCCCCAAGGGCAGCTTCTACAAGGTGGACTCCGAGGAAGCTCCGTGGAACAGCGGCCGCGAGGAAGAGGGCGGCAACCTGGGCAACAAGACCCCGTACAAGGGCGGTTACTTCCCCGTGGCCCCCGTGGACAAGCAGGCTGACCTGCGCGACGCCATCAGCGTGGAGCTCGACAACGTGGGCCTCGAAGTCGAGCGTGCCCACCACGAAGTCGGCGGCGCCGGCCAGGCAGAGATCAACTACAAGTTCACCACCCTGACGCACGCGGCCGACGATCTGCAGAAGTTCAAGTACATCGTCAAGAACGTCGCCGATTCCTGGGGCAAGTCCGCCACCTTCATGCCGAAGCCCATCTTCGGCGACAACGGTTCGGGCATGCACTGCCACCAGTCCCTGTGGAACGGCGGAGTGCCGCTGTTCTACGACGAGAAGGGCTACGCCGGTCTTTCGGACCTGGCCCGCTGGTACATCGGCGGCCTGCTCAAGCATGCCTCCGCTGTCCTTGCCTTCACCAACCCGACGGTCAACTCCTACCGCCGCCTGGTCAAGGGCTTCGAAGCTCCCGTGAACATGGTCTACTCGCAGGGCAACCGTTCCGCGGCTATCCGCATCCCGATCACCGGCTCGAACCCGAAGGCCAAGCGCCTCGAGTTCCGCGCTCCGGATCCCTCCTCCAACCCGTACCTGGCGTTCTCCGCACAGCTGATGGCTGGCCTGGACGGCATCAAGAACCGCATCGAGCCGGCGGATCCGATCGACAAGGACCTCTACGAGCTGCCGCCCGAAGAGGCCAAGCACATCCAGAAGGCTCCGGCGTCGCTCGAAGAGGCACTGGTTGCCCTGGAGAACGACAATGAGTTCCTTCAGGCCGGCGGCGTGTTCACCCAGGACATGATCGACAGCTGGATCTCGTACAAGCGTGAATTCGAAATCATGCCCCTGGCACTGCGCCCGAACCCGTTCGAGTTCGAGCTCTACTACGGCGTCTAA
- a CDS encoding RDD family protein, with amino-acid sequence MVDRSDIGSWLEGPPSDESTWPGKRLGRPRTGPGSIARVGPRLGALVIDWAIASLIAYWLFGGDDFAILAIFAVEQILLVSLLGYSIGHRVFSLQVQKMDGRPANIPAAIVRTLLLCLVIPAVVFDADQRGLHDRAMGTVLVKVKH; translated from the coding sequence GTGGTTGATAGAAGCGATATAGGTTCCTGGCTGGAAGGCCCTCCCTCCGACGAGAGCACATGGCCGGGCAAGCGCCTCGGACGCCCGCGTACCGGACCGGGGTCCATAGCCCGCGTCGGCCCGCGCCTGGGAGCCCTGGTCATCGACTGGGCCATCGCCTCGCTCATTGCCTACTGGCTTTTCGGCGGAGACGACTTTGCCATTCTGGCGATCTTCGCCGTCGAGCAGATCCTGCTCGTCAGCCTCCTCGGCTACAGCATCGGCCACCGCGTCTTCAGCCTGCAGGTGCAGAAAATGGACGGCCGGCCCGCCAACATTCCTGCGGCGATTGTCCGCACGCTGCTGCTGTGTCTGGTGATTCCGGCGGTGGTGTTCGACGCCGACCAGCGCGGCCTGCATGACCGCGCCATGGGCACGGTATTGGTGAAGGTGAAGCACTAG